A part of Podarcis muralis chromosome 13, rPodMur119.hap1.1, whole genome shotgun sequence genomic DNA contains:
- the KCTD10 gene encoding BTB/POZ domain-containing adapter for CUL3-mediated RhoA degradation protein 3 isoform X2, with protein MWELLLMGRDGSGKEEMSGETVVSTAVPAAATRTMSFKGASPSSKYVKLNIGGGLYYTTMQTLTKQDTMLKAMFSGRMEVLTDSEGWILIDRCGKHFGTILNYLRDGAVPLPESRREIEELLAEAKYYLVQGLVDECQAALQNKEVYEPFCKVPIITSSKEEQKLIATSNKPAVKLLYNRSNNKYSYTSNSDDNMLKNIELFDKLSLRFNGRVLFIKDVIGDEICCWSFYGQGRKIAEVCCTSIVYATEKKQTKVEFPEARIYEETLNILLYEAQDGRGPDNALLEATGGAAGRSHHLEEDEERERIERVRRIHIKRPDDRTHLHQ; from the exons ATGTGGGAATTGCTGTTAATGGGTCGTGATGGTTCTGGGAAG GAAGAGATGTCTGGAGAAACGGTGGTGAGCACTGCAGTGCCAGCAGCCGCAACCCGCACCATGTCCTTCAAAGGCGCCAGCCCCAGTTCCAAGTATGTGAAGCTGAACATCGGCGGGGGCCTGTACTACACCACCATGCAGACGCTGACCAAGCAGGACACCATGCTCAAGGCCATGTTCAGTGGCCGGATGGAGGTCCTCACCGACAGCGAAG GCTGGATTTTGATTGACCGCTGCGGTAAACATTTTGGGACCATCTTAAACTACCTGCGTGACGGTGCTGTACCCCTTCCAGAGAGCCGGCGGGAGATAGAAGAGCTGCTGGCAGAAGCCAAATATTATTTGGTCCAAGGTCTGGTGGATGAGTGCCAGGCTGCCCTACAG AACAAAGAGGTCTACGAGCCCTTCTGCAAGGTGCCCATCATCACATCCTCCAAAGAAGAGCAGAAACTTATAGCCACATCAAACAAG CCAGCGGTAAAATTGCTGTACAACAGAAGTAACAACAAGTACTCCTACACCAG CAACTCCGATGACAACATGCTGAAGAACATTGAGCTGTTTGACAAGCTTTCGCTGCGCTTCAATGGGAGGGTCCTCTTCATCAAGGATGTCATTGGGGACGAGATTTGCTGCTGGTCTTTCTACGGACAGGGGCGCAAGATAGCGGAAGTCTGCTGCACGTCCATTGTGTACGCCACGGAAAAGAAACAGACCAAG GTTGAATTCCCAGAAGCCCGGATCTACGAGGAGACATTAAACATTCTGCTTTATGAAGCCCAAGATGGACGAGGCCCTGACAACGCGCTGCTGGAAGCGACTGGAGGGGCAGCTGGCCGCTCACACCACctggaggaggacgaggagcgGGAGCGCATTGAGCGGGTCCGCAGGATCCACATCAAGCGCCCGGACGACCGCACTCACCTGCAccagtga
- the KCTD10 gene encoding BTB/POZ domain-containing adapter for CUL3-mediated RhoA degradation protein 3 isoform X1, translating into MWELLLMGRDGSGKEEMSGETVVSTAVPAAATRTMSFKGASPSSKYVKLNIGGGLYYTTMQTLTKQDTMLKAMFSGRMEVLTDSEGWILIDRCGKHFGTILNYLRDGAVPLPESRREIEELLAEAKYYLVQGLVDECQAALQQNKEVYEPFCKVPIITSSKEEQKLIATSNKPAVKLLYNRSNNKYSYTSNSDDNMLKNIELFDKLSLRFNGRVLFIKDVIGDEICCWSFYGQGRKIAEVCCTSIVYATEKKQTKVEFPEARIYEETLNILLYEAQDGRGPDNALLEATGGAAGRSHHLEEDEERERIERVRRIHIKRPDDRTHLHQ; encoded by the exons ATGTGGGAATTGCTGTTAATGGGTCGTGATGGTTCTGGGAAG GAAGAGATGTCTGGAGAAACGGTGGTGAGCACTGCAGTGCCAGCAGCCGCAACCCGCACCATGTCCTTCAAAGGCGCCAGCCCCAGTTCCAAGTATGTGAAGCTGAACATCGGCGGGGGCCTGTACTACACCACCATGCAGACGCTGACCAAGCAGGACACCATGCTCAAGGCCATGTTCAGTGGCCGGATGGAGGTCCTCACCGACAGCGAAG GCTGGATTTTGATTGACCGCTGCGGTAAACATTTTGGGACCATCTTAAACTACCTGCGTGACGGTGCTGTACCCCTTCCAGAGAGCCGGCGGGAGATAGAAGAGCTGCTGGCAGAAGCCAAATATTATTTGGTCCAAGGTCTGGTGGATGAGTGCCAGGCTGCCCTACAG CAGAACAAAGAGGTCTACGAGCCCTTCTGCAAGGTGCCCATCATCACATCCTCCAAAGAAGAGCAGAAACTTATAGCCACATCAAACAAG CCAGCGGTAAAATTGCTGTACAACAGAAGTAACAACAAGTACTCCTACACCAG CAACTCCGATGACAACATGCTGAAGAACATTGAGCTGTTTGACAAGCTTTCGCTGCGCTTCAATGGGAGGGTCCTCTTCATCAAGGATGTCATTGGGGACGAGATTTGCTGCTGGTCTTTCTACGGACAGGGGCGCAAGATAGCGGAAGTCTGCTGCACGTCCATTGTGTACGCCACGGAAAAGAAACAGACCAAG GTTGAATTCCCAGAAGCCCGGATCTACGAGGAGACATTAAACATTCTGCTTTATGAAGCCCAAGATGGACGAGGCCCTGACAACGCGCTGCTGGAAGCGACTGGAGGGGCAGCTGGCCGCTCACACCACctggaggaggacgaggagcgGGAGCGCATTGAGCGGGTCCGCAGGATCCACATCAAGCGCCCGGACGACCGCACTCACCTGCAccagtga
- the KCTD10 gene encoding BTB/POZ domain-containing adapter for CUL3-mediated RhoA degradation protein 3 isoform X3 — MEEMSGETVVSTAVPAAATRTMSFKGASPSSKYVKLNIGGGLYYTTMQTLTKQDTMLKAMFSGRMEVLTDSEGWILIDRCGKHFGTILNYLRDGAVPLPESRREIEELLAEAKYYLVQGLVDECQAALQQNKEVYEPFCKVPIITSSKEEQKLIATSNKPAVKLLYNRSNNKYSYTSNSDDNMLKNIELFDKLSLRFNGRVLFIKDVIGDEICCWSFYGQGRKIAEVCCTSIVYATEKKQTKVEFPEARIYEETLNILLYEAQDGRGPDNALLEATGGAAGRSHHLEEDEERERIERVRRIHIKRPDDRTHLHQ, encoded by the exons ATG GAAGAGATGTCTGGAGAAACGGTGGTGAGCACTGCAGTGCCAGCAGCCGCAACCCGCACCATGTCCTTCAAAGGCGCCAGCCCCAGTTCCAAGTATGTGAAGCTGAACATCGGCGGGGGCCTGTACTACACCACCATGCAGACGCTGACCAAGCAGGACACCATGCTCAAGGCCATGTTCAGTGGCCGGATGGAGGTCCTCACCGACAGCGAAG GCTGGATTTTGATTGACCGCTGCGGTAAACATTTTGGGACCATCTTAAACTACCTGCGTGACGGTGCTGTACCCCTTCCAGAGAGCCGGCGGGAGATAGAAGAGCTGCTGGCAGAAGCCAAATATTATTTGGTCCAAGGTCTGGTGGATGAGTGCCAGGCTGCCCTACAG CAGAACAAAGAGGTCTACGAGCCCTTCTGCAAGGTGCCCATCATCACATCCTCCAAAGAAGAGCAGAAACTTATAGCCACATCAAACAAG CCAGCGGTAAAATTGCTGTACAACAGAAGTAACAACAAGTACTCCTACACCAG CAACTCCGATGACAACATGCTGAAGAACATTGAGCTGTTTGACAAGCTTTCGCTGCGCTTCAATGGGAGGGTCCTCTTCATCAAGGATGTCATTGGGGACGAGATTTGCTGCTGGTCTTTCTACGGACAGGGGCGCAAGATAGCGGAAGTCTGCTGCACGTCCATTGTGTACGCCACGGAAAAGAAACAGACCAAG GTTGAATTCCCAGAAGCCCGGATCTACGAGGAGACATTAAACATTCTGCTTTATGAAGCCCAAGATGGACGAGGCCCTGACAACGCGCTGCTGGAAGCGACTGGAGGGGCAGCTGGCCGCTCACACCACctggaggaggacgaggagcgGGAGCGCATTGAGCGGGTCCGCAGGATCCACATCAAGCGCCCGGACGACCGCACTCACCTGCAccagtga